A stretch of DNA from Saccharomycodes ludwigii strain NBRC 1722 chromosome I, whole genome shotgun sequence:
attatctttattttatacCACAACTGATGATAAACTTTCCCTTCATATATATCATTCTTTAGTTAACAAGCtctattttttatcatccCATAAACCAAGTGTTTGTTAATAATTAGTTCATATAAGTACTTGCTTTAGCACAATGTATAATCGTAGGCTTATATTGAAAGACGAATGTGAATATTCAACAAGTTGCATTCCTTGTCAACAGATTATTTGTCATATTTAATCAACTTTAGcgtatattaaaagaaaaaacatacaAGTCGAAATCTTGCAATATAGATAGAAATTTGGAAACAATATCGAATGGTATTTGATTCATTGTGTATGTCTAATTGAAATATTGTGATTCATTCATTTTAAGTTTGCTACTATTTAGtgttaattaataaagataaactTCATTCTTCATCTATAATGAATTGTAACATGATccataaaacaaaacaaatttattattgaaaactAGTATTAAACATATTCACTTCGTTTTATTACGTCTACTATTCTTGTCGCGGTACAAGAATGTGTGATATGTAATATTAAACCAAATAGTTTTTAGTTCTTGTTGCTTCATATGTTATCTGAATTCTTGGAAGTATTCATGGTGTTGATAATTACAATGGCATGGTTtctttaacaaatttataaaatatattgggTAAAAACTTGGTGCATTTCTAACTTTTCATAACTCTTGAAATAACTGATGTTCAAATGCGATTTCACTTTCTATATTTCATATTAGATAACATTGATTAAATAACATTGTGaatttaaatgatatttttgagcgaatgaaaaaaaaaaaaattgtttctttggctgcaaaaaaaaaaaagaaataaaaaaaaagatttttttcgtaaaaaatgctaaatatttttaagctGTGAATTACCAACaaagctaaaaaaaaaaaaaaagtttgttgATTATcagaaataacaaaacaaaacaaaacaaaacagaAAAAGTATTTTACACAGTTTACAACAACttacaagaaattaaaaaattttatgatCAAAAAACAGACATTCAGATAGTATTTAAAAAACCTatcaaaatacaaaaacagATTTACACTTTCAAAGAATGTTTCAACTAGATATATACTGATTGGagtgaagaaaaaaaaaaactataaaggggctgtttattattaatttgttattCTAGTGGATAACTATTGCGTGTTTGTTACAAAGATGACGAATGTACTGAAATGAAGGACCATATTGTTAATTATAAGTACACATACCAATATTTACATGTCACCTGAAATATAAGTGGTGTATAACTGATTAAGCAtgataaaagtttaaaaacaaaagatacACTGAAAACATGAAAagtgtttatttattaaagtatCAATtcacaaataaataaaacaacaaacaaGGTTTTACTGTACGATCCGAAACCTGGGTacttttgttatatttaattttttattccaaTATTGCGAATCTGTAAAGGATTGGTATTACTActtatacttttatttctaattattattttgaaaaagtgAGTTAGTAATAaggcttttctttttattctaaTATCATACTAGATCTAGAAGTGACAATACACATACTcagtttatatttaataagtGTATTCCAAACATTACAGCACCTATGAATATCTAAAGATTCAATGGTATTTATGAAAGCCAGTTATTGTATATGTAAAATGTGAATTTAAATGATATgcacattaaaaaaaggtttattacaaaataatagtatatGATTAGTGTGGAATCTGAAATTCTGATTTAGGTTGAAatgaacttttttttttttttttttttcccctaaTTACAGGAGTAACACAAGTATTATTATGGAAGATTGTATCAATATATTGGGAGATATGTTTACGTGGACAAGTGAGTAATTAACCAGTTTagttataatttattgtgTAACTAACATGAGTTGATAAGAAATAGCTTACTattagaaagaaaaggatatttattttgactCAAAGCAAGGGCATtgcaaataatataatgaaacatatattttattacagTTTTAGGCACTGCACAGTACTGAATCTTACCCAATCATTACAGtctattttgatttatatgTTACCAATTCAATcatttgaaattaattaGACCATCTAATTGTGGAAATGCAATAGTGATCTTGTTACATAGCAGTTGTTGAACAACTCATACAAAACTGGAATGTGCATTTGTGATaccaattcttttttttttctttctttttgcaCCACCTACATCATcttgttaataatatttataggaaaataaaagaaggtTGTATTTGGAGCAAGATTAGTAATGCTATTgatcaatattttaaatgtaTTTTCGTGGAATAACAGCAACCAATCCAAATCAGCAAAACACTTGACTACTACTTGGTTCTAGTTTTTAATGACATTTTGAACTGAGATCAAGTTAGATGATTTTTGTAAAGAGATCAAGTGTAGcaacattttatatttgttggtAAAACAAGAACGTGGATGTATCTTTATAGTATTTCCTGTAATTTTTACATACATACACGCTTTACAATCTACACAgagttattattacaaattttaaattgttaCTGATGATAACAATACTGATTTAGAGATTGTTTTTGAGAACTTATCACATGAAAAGGGGCAGAGAGGTTTGCTTCATATTTCTTTATGAAACAcaccattattactacAAGTATAgataagaaataaaaaataagaaataatagaTGTTTCAACTGCCATAGCTTTTGGCCAATTCCAACATTCATATTTGTGAGTTTCGAACTGTAAGATATTTTGTCACTTATCATAACATCTGAAATAaggaaacaacaaaaaaaagatgtgCTATATAGAATAATTTGGGAACAGCTGCTTTGATACGAAAAAGCATAAGTTACCACTTATTTGTTGATGCTATAAGAATAATCTCTTTTGTGATGATTTGAACAgacaagtaaaaaaaaaaaaaaaaaactttgggTGTTAAATAAGATCTAACAAAGTGTAGGCTAATAATTTGTAATGTACAATCTATTTTACGCTCTTGGATAACAAATTCTTAGGTGAAATTTAAATCTTGCTTGGTAACATTTTTACCAAATTGAAAACTATCCAGATCTGTAGAGCAAATACTTGAGATTGGGGCATATTAGTGatccaaaaacaatataataatccagaaatatttatatgattGTTCAGTGGACTAATAAGGGACTTTGAGacaatttataaaaaaaatactccATATTCTGTAAGGAAAACCAcatattttgtaataatatacacaGCACTTAAGTGTATAGCCCagtttatttgatattccAGCAAAACACTTTTCAGAATGTCCAAatgtaattaattttattattttgaataaaattactGTTAGACAAAGCcataaacaaataacttttttttctcctaCAGAAACTTGGATATATAGAATAAACCTAGATACAAGTATAGTATTACTCATGCAAGgtaaaaaaactaattttctttgtattAATCTAAGCACAAGCTAGAAACGTAAattcaattgaaaaacttGTGAAAATTTCCATTGGTTAAATGCTTGTATTatcaatttatatttctacATTCTGATGCTGGAAGTAAATGTGGTGTGTGGTATTGAGGATTGGAATGGATTTAATGTGCATATGTTTACAAAATACAGGGTATTCAGATCAACTATATGTTTACAAAATTAACAGTCCACCATAAATTTCCATCAAAGAAGTTGTTACACAGGCACTttgcatatttttttttgtatagattatttcaatataaaaagtatGTGTATGAATTAAAGTAATTGTGTAAGTAGTTGGAGgggcttttttttctgttcaAATGATTGATactgtttcttttttttttttgtagtagCAGTAGTCGTAGTAGCAACTCGAAATGGAAGATGCGTTTATgcaaccaaaaaaaaaaaaaataaaaaaaaaagtattaacGTTGTCAGTCACGTgctaatgataaaaataaaaaaaaaaaggagtaaATTGTTTATCGATAAGGTTGTATAGACATGGCAAAGTGTATATAGATTTGTGTTATTCtgattaaatattaaattggaACTGTAATTTAGATAAACAGGACATACAGAATGTGGGATTGCACAAAAGGTAGAAGTTGTTTGGAAGAGTTTTTGTAGTTTATcttggttgttgttgttgaaagtGGAGATGGAAAGAGATTGaatgaaatatttattttttttttttttttttaagataAGATAAGGATGAAACTCGGGTTAATCTTTGAATGGCAGTGATGGCATATCGGGATATATGTTGTTTTCGGACTACATGATTTCACTTTTTCTGACGTTTTTTTTAGGGCTTTATTTTAtggattatattttatggattatattttatggattattattttatgaatttttttaggGCTCTAAATGTTTGACCCTAATTTACAGacactatttttttgatcctATATCTTGACCTCTAATTGTTTGactctgttttttttttgactttaaatttttagggctttatttttcaataccAAATCGTATAAAATGAgtaaatttgtttatttattttcagttATAAGATTTTAACATTGTGCTTGCATAAACCAAACCAGCGCAAAACTAATAactaatatatttacataAACATATTATAATCTagaatttataaaaagtcagtctttcattttttttttttattgtcatATAGGTACGTAATAgtgttttatatatgatgGTTTTTAGATACATCTTGCTTTCTATACTCGTACAACCCAAAAAGCTCTtgaattcaaaaataacaaatatttgtattcAGATGAAACCGGATCTGAagtgttattgttattattggaagTGTAGTGCTGTGACATTCTTtgtaaatcaaaatatgaAACTGTGTGTTTAGCAAAAgttatatatttgattgtagtatttttattgagtGATGTCTTCTCTTATTTATAACTACATAATTATAtgagaaatattttttttttttaaattttctttttattggGAAAAATCAGGGTCACCGATTAAACCCGCTTTACTATGCAAGTCACCAGACATGTTTAATAGTTGCTCAAAATATCTAATACTTGcttataataattgttcGCTTCcctctttatataattcataactatataattatataaagaaataattttaattaatatattcttaATTCTTAATTTTGTGTCCTTTATATACCTTGATTTCCCTGTTTCAATCAAGGTACACCAGTTCGGGTATATCGTCATAAATAGGGGCTTGAATGTGTAATATGACATCATCAAATTATTACCGATATAATTTCGGGAATATTACCCTTAATTATTCGATAGTCCGTATTaaacatttataatattctttgCCGATAATCCATCGGGAAATAAACGGTTCAATTATTGGACAGACAATGTCAAATGTCCAACACTTTTTaatcttcatttttatatcaCAAATTATATGTTCCGATTTATTGTTCGCTCTCTTTTTATTGGCACCTTAAATCCTGAAATGCTCCACCAAACTTGACTGTGGCTCCTAGAAATGCGCCTCAAAACATGAAGCGTGCATGATAAACTTAATCGCTTAATTAAATTCCTTAGTGAAATATGGTTCCAACAGGattatgttttattttttatatttttattttttatttttttttttttgtgttctTTATTAAAACCATAACCACAACAAGCAATTGCtagtttatatttaaaaaaccaCAATAGATGGTTACTCTTGAAACGCATTTTGTTTTACAAGAAACGCACCCAATGTCGAATCTTTAGCTAACTTGTCGAACTCCATCATAATAGCATctgctttatttttacaccACCATGCCTGAGCCCATGCATCaaaatttccttttctcGCATCTTTAGGTTGCTTGAGCCATTCGTCCCTTGCTTTAGCTTGAACATCGCTAGATTGTTTGAGGTAAGATCCATACAATTGTAGAATAGTATCAAAAGGAGCAAGATCTGCAACCAATTGTTCATGTTCTGTAACAGCAGCTGAAATTGTTTCTTCCATTAACTTACGAGCGGCCTCTTCTTTCTGTTGACGTTGTTTATTAACAAACTTAATTTTAGCACACAAAAGAGCAATCAGCTGATCATAGCCGATTCGAACATAACCatcgttatttttatggcttcttaataaatctaatttCCATTCAGAAAGATAGTGACGTAATTTAGACTCTTCAAAGAAACAGCAGCAGCCTTCTTGTCTTTATGTtcataaataaatcttgATACCTGATGGATATTGTCAAgagtttttgaaaaagtcTCAACAAATTCATTTTTGTCTCTAGAGGAGGTAGGAACTGTGACAAACTTCAAAACATCAACagcaaaatttttaaaaagttcATCTTTCAAAACTTGTTGTTTTAACGTAGTCGAATCGGTTAATGAGTTCATTTGGATTTCTTCATCACTGCTTGTTCGTTTGTCGACGAGCATGTACTTGGTACCCCCATATTCAAACTTAACTTCTCCGTACTATTTAATCTCCGGTACCAATTTTGCCtcgattttgaaaaaggcGGACTCGATTgctttcctttctttttctttagatACAGTTGTGATAACTTCATAGATTTTTTCGAAGTCAACATTTAACTTACCATTGTTTTGGTGAGAAATAATGTTCTGAACATCGGGATAAAGCTCATTCACAGATGCGATAATCCTCCTTTTCATCTTGTATTCACTCATCTCACAATGATACTTCTTAGTTCTAGCTACCAAATTTTTCACCCTAGTGATGTAGTTTGCTGCACTAACGTTACCATCATAATACAAGCTGGACCATTCCTGAAAAATTTCTCTTGTAATTGATGTTTTGGTTTTATCATAAGTACCAGCATTGATATCAATCAGAATTTGCAAACCATCGCTTGAATTCAAACCATctggaaaatattttttaaaatacaaaaaaaattcaccTGCCATTTTTAACGTCTCTGGACCAAGGACGGATTCAGCATCATTTTCAAGCAAACACCCTAAACCATCACATTTcatttgaaatataaacattttcATACCAGGAACGAAGTTACTCTTGTCCATACACTTATGGTCGAAAGAGAGTATCAAATTGTTAAACTTCTTAAGTACTTCAATGTTCGAAAGACTATCTGAATTCCCCCCAGTGTGAGTGCCATGTTCAGATGAAACCTGATctgaaatattattattattggaattgTAGGGATGGGACATTCTTTGTCGATTAATCTTGAAACTGTTATGTTTTAGTAAATGTATATACTTGattatagtattattactgaGTGTTTtcttatattatttataattatacaaaatatataagatgtattttatttattatattcttAATCTTCATTTTGTGTTCTTTATATAtcataaattatatttttcaatttgttgTTCGTTCTATTTTTATCGTCATTTCAAATCCTGAAACGCGCCACGAAAATTTGACTGCGCCTCCTAAAATATGAAACATGTTTCAAACATAATTGTTCAATTTCATTAATTCCCATTGGAATTTGGTTCCAACATAAATGTATATACTTGattatagtattattactgaGTGATTTcgtatattatttataattatacaaaatatataagatgtattttatttattatattcttaatcttcaatttttgtgttctttatatatattgattctttttctctagCCAAACAATATCAGTTCCTGAATTGTTGCTAAATGATTTTAAGTAAACAACTTTTGGCGATGCTTAACTACCGATGAACCCGTATCAGATTCTTATATTGATAAGCTTTAAGTAAACAACTTATGGGTATTCAAGATGCTCAGTAGCCGaagtataattataatttgcTGATTAATACAGTTCCCAATTTGGTAGTTGATTCCAGTAATATTTCCATATTTGAAATTTGGTTTCCTACAGCAACGCGTGAATTAAGTAAGATAGGAAGAACGCGTCGAATCGTactagataaaaaaaacgaagCGTGTTTTGTCTACGACGGATGGATTACGGACTAGAAATGAGGGCGATTCGTCTTTTTCAAACCACGTGATACATTTgatgataaataaataaacgaGCGCTTTAGAATAATGTCAGTGATTTCTTAATTGTACAAAGAGGATTAAATATATgctgtattttatttagataaattaaaaaaaaaaaaaaaaaaaaattataaaagaatataagaatagttgataaaaatttatacatTAGAAGCAGTTTATttggtaaaaaataaaataaaaaaaaaaaaaattatttatttatttatttattaattcaaGATTT
This window harbors:
- a CDS encoding uncharacterized protein (similar to Saccharomyces cerevisiae YBL100W-A | retrotransposon gene), coding for MSHPYNSNNNNISDQVSSEHGTHTGGNSDSLSNIEVLKKFNNLILSFDHKCMDKSNFVPGMKMFIFQMKCDGLGCLLENDAESVLGPETLKMAGEFFLYFKKYFPDGLNSSDGLQILIDINAGTYDKTKTSITREIFQEWSSLYYDGNVSAANYITRVKNLVARTKKYHCEMSEYKMKRRIIASVNELYPDVQNIISHQNNGKLNVDFEKIYEVITTVSKEKERKAIESAFFKIEAKLVPEIK